The sequence ACCGCCAAAATAACCGAAACAAAAGCTATCGCGACATAGATATATTTGGACCAAACGCCAAAATCGGCTATATACGCCTGAATCTTTTCCCTGCCGGCTTGGGCGTCAAAAAGGTTTTTCCAGCCTATTTCTTTTATAAAAAAAACGCCCGCGGCAACGGTCAACGCCAAGATTAATACTAAAACTATAATGCTTATAATCTGATAAGCGCCAAATTTTTTCGGGGGGTTTTGGTTTTGTCCCAAAACCCCGTCTTTTTCATTAGGTGACATAATATTATCATTATATTATGCCGCCCGTTTTATAGCAATAAAAAAGAATGATTACAGTCCAAAAATTTTATGCAAAAAATAACAGCAAAAAACATAAAGGCTCGGACAATCAAAAAGATAAAGATATAAAAGACCAAACCATACATAGTTTTACGCAAAAT comes from Clostridiales bacterium and encodes:
- a CDS encoding TVP38/TMEM64 family protein: MSPNEKDGVLGQNQNPPKKFGAYQIISIIVLVLILALTVAAGVFFIKEIGWKNLFDAQAGREKIQAYIADFGVWSKYIYVAIAFVSVILAVIPNNVVAIAGGYLYGTWASIGLSLIGTILGSLAAFGLSRAFGRPLVY